Part of the Strix uralensis isolate ZFMK-TIS-50842 chromosome 32, bStrUra1, whole genome shotgun sequence genome is shown below.
GGCGggccgggcgcggagccgggcgcTGGGCTGCTTCGCCGCCACTTCgagcccgcggccccgccgctgcgcGGGGGTGGGGCCGCCATGGTGGCTTAGCCTCGCCCccaccctccccttcctccccgctACGGTCGCTGaaggcgcggcggcggcgcggcctaGCCGGGAGGGCGGATCCTCGGCCTCGCGTAGCGTCTCCTGCCCGCGGAGGGCCGCCCTCCTCGGAGGGCCATGTCCCTGGTGGCCTATGCCAGCAGCGAAGAGGAGAGCGATGCGGAGGAGGCCGCgggcgaggaggaggaagccGCCGCTCCGTCTCCTGCCGCAgcccagcagcccccggcccgggggcTCTTCGCCaccttgcccccccccaaagcccccgTGATGCCCCCGCTGCCCCTGCCTCCCCAGCCGCTGGGCAGCGGCTTCCCCCTGCTGCCGCCGCCCCACGGCGGGCCGCCCCCTCCTTTCCTTATGGGCCCCCCGCCCGGCATGAGGGGCTTCAGCACCCCTCCGCCGGGCATGAGCCCGGCCCAGGCCTCCGCCGTCAGCCTGCCCGAGCCGGCCTCCAGCGGGAACGGGAGCGGGGagcagcccaggctgggggggctgctcctgcctcccccgAGGAACGCTGCCACCACGACCGCTGCCTCTACCCTCAACCTGCCCCCTCCTGTCTCGGCCTCTGCTgctctgcccggggctggggtggATTTGAGCCTCCCCAAGCCAAAGAAGAGGACAGAGCCGGTGCGGATCACGGCGCCCGAGTTGCACAAGGGAGATGTGAGTATGAAACAAACCACCAGCTCTgccgggggggggctcccccctcAAGCCCTCCCGAGAAGGAGCGCCTTCGTGCGTGAAATCCTCTCTCCCTGGAGCAATCCCCCCGTGGATTTGTTTGCCCATAAAGCACAGCGTCTCTTCCCTCGCTCTCTCCCGTCATAACGTAGCAAGGTACCAAAACCTATTGTTGTGGCATCCACCAGGAGGTTTGTCCTGGCTGCCAGCCCTAATCCTAAAGCGCTTTGCAGAATTAAACTGATATAGAAACCTTATTTATAATCATAATACGGCAAAACCCAAGATTATCTGCACCCTTATTTATTACTGGAGTTAACAAGTCGATGATGTGGAGCTGTACGGCCTTGCGTGGGGGTAACccaaaaaaaatctcttcttttgTTTGCTGTGCAACTGATAGGTTTTCCTGTTAATTTATTGCTTATTTAGCTAAAGGCTTCAGGCGTGCTCCAGACCTTTAGGCAATCATTTCCCTTTTAGCTTGTTTTTCTTCGTGTTTGCAATGCCCTGTGCCTAATGGGGCGCCTGAGCACTGAATCCAGACAGCCCCATGGCGAGAGTAGGGACAGGCGGGTCCCTACCccctttcatttttctggttGTTCCTACTGATGAGCTTTCCTTCTCTCGCCTCTGCTCATTCACTCTGGGACGGCACCGTCGTAGCGTGGAGGCGACGGTCGCGTGGCTGCGGCCGTGTCTGGTGGCCGTGTCTGGCCTCAGTCGCTGGCTCTGGTGAGACCTGAGTGCCTCTGGTTGTAGGAAGAGCTGAACTGCGAAGCTTAGGCTCGTTTCCGTGGGGACAGGTGGCTTGAGGAAGAGGTTGGACTGTATGGATTTATAAACAGTGTCAATTAATAGTGGTCTGCCAGCATGTTGGACCTGGGGGAGCTGAAACGAGCAGCGCATCTTGTTTTGCTGGAAGAGCAGCCTGTGGGGAGGGCGGCTCAGAGGGCGCGAGCTTCCCGCCCGTCCCTGGACCACACTCTCGCTGATAACCAGCCCAGTTTGGCAAATTCCAGAGCCAGAGCTCCCCATTCCACGGCTCCCAAACACGGCGGGACGCACGGGTTCCCCTTTTAGGCGAAGGGCTGAGGGATATCCCATTCTTTCGTACCCGCTTTTTGCTTACTCACTTTCTTGCGGCGCTTTGCAACAGGCGGTTTGTAATAAAGCAAGCGTTGGGGCTCTCCGCTTCCTCGCTGGTTGTGAAATAAGCTCCAATGAAAGGAGGTTTGTTCCTTGCCTTTACCTCCCCCTCCATGTTCTGGCGTATTGGCTTTGAACAGAAATACTGCGGGTCGCCAGCGAGTGAATGAATGTTGAGGGGAGAAAAAGTACCTTAAAACCAGAGCTGGTCCAAGCGGTTCCCGTTTGGGATTCCTGGAAGTCCCTTGGCTTGTGGCTGATGTCCTCGCtcattccctttttctccttaaaataccTCCCGACCCTTTTGTTTGCACCTGTGGAGATGCTCGGGGCACTCTGCTTTATCTTCTCTCTCCCAAACGCAACACGCGGGGTTTATGGCAACTCTTAGCTTGCTTTTATTTATGCATGTTCTTTGTCTTTGTCCTGTTTTATAATTTAGATAGTAAACTGGCAGAAGACCTTGTTTCCTGTAATCTCTTTAAAGTGCTCTGCAAAGCTATAAAACGATAAAGATGTTAAAGGCCTTTTCTGATGCCAGAGACGACCAGACTTTCTACTCAAGTTTTAAATGGATATTTAGCGACTGCAGTGTTATTGGGAACAATTCCCCGTTAATCCCCACAGTGAATTTTTACACCCTTGCTTTGTGTGGTTTTGTGCTTCCCCTCTATTAATGTAATGCTTTGAAAGAGAGCACTGACCTTACGCTGTGCAGCGGGCGTTCTTTGCCTGCCTTTAGgtttattttcctgtgatttatttaaaaaaaaaaaaaaaaaatgctttggctGTTGGCTTTCTAAATGCTAATTTCTGACAGGAGCCAAATAGGGAGAATCTGAGTTTTTTCTGCCCACCCACTTCGCTTTAGAGCAGCGTTAAAAAGCTGCCTTGAAAATTTGGAATTTTGGGTTGTCGaatccttttgttgttgttgttgttccatAAGTTGCATAAATGAGCTCAAGTGGGAGATTATTGTTTGGCTGTGGATGGATTGCTCTTAAGGAGATTTTTAAACAGCGACTTGTTTGCAGAGCTTCAGGTTTTACAGCTTGTTTTTCTGCCTCTGCCCAGCTATCTCTAATAGTACTGTGGACAGTTTATTTATCTCTCGTAGTAGTAACCAGGGCAGGCTTTTATCTCTCTTTGCCCTGACATAGATGCATCAGCAAGACTGTGAAAGAGAGCTTGACCACATCCCACTGTTGCTTTTTATCTCGGCTCTTGGCAGATTATAAATCCAGATCCGTGTTACCGTGATCCTTTGGCTGATTcaaactggaaattaaaacatTGTGTAGCGGgtgggcttttttattttaatatcccAAGTTGCGCtaagctctgtttttctttctcagtcaGATTCAGAGGAAGATGAaccagcaaagaagaaaaatactcttcAGGTAAATACCTGGGATATTCAATTACACaaatttcacaggaaagaaacatTTGACCGTGACGGATCTTGGGCTTCCGCTAGCCACTCTGATTAGCGTGTGGCTTTTAGTGTATGAAATTCCTGAAATCCCCTGGGGTCTCAAGTCCCTTTTTTTGGGCAATTTCATAAATTTAAGTCTCAGGAAAATAGGCATTAATTTGGGAAGTTGGCAGATATTTGCAAGTACCACGTTTCCCTTAAAAGTCCCACTGGCCTTTTGTGCAAGAAAGCCCTGCAGCATGTTCGAAGGAGCAAGCGATTGTGCTGAGCAATGGGAAACCCATTAATGTTGTTAGAATCGGAGGGAGATAATTGGCAGGGAGTCAGGAAAACTAAATAGTCTCACTCATTTCTCTTATTTCTGTGAACCATTTGCCCTGCACGAAACTCTCCAGGGACGCGGCGAGGGCTCTGGCTTGTCCGCTTTGCTTCCTCAACCCAAAAATTTGACAGTGAAAGAGACCAATCGGTTACTTTTGCCCTACGCTTTCTCGAGGAAAGCGGGAGACAATGCCTCCGACTCGAAGCCCGCTAAAGCCCCGACCTCTTCCTCCAAAACAAAACCTCTGTCCAAGCCAGCGGTGCCCACAACTCCTTCTCCGTCTGCCATCAAAGCTGCCGCCAAGAGCGCTGCCCTGCAGGTAACCAAGCAGATCACGCAGGAAGAGGACGACAGCGATGAAGAGCTCGAGCCAGAGAACTACTTCTCCTTGTCTGACAGGAGCGAGCCCAGCGTCGCGGGCGCCGAGCCGTACATGTACTCTGGCACGGTGGTGTCGGAGGACCCACCGCCCGGGACCGAGCCAGAACCCCAGTTCCAGGACGCTGCTGCTAATGCCCCTCTGGAGTTCAAGACGGGCGCGGGCTCCAGCGGTGCTCAGCACAGCTGGGCACCCAAACCCGGGGAGGACTACGGCAGCCAGTACAGCCAGTTCCCTGCCTATGGCGAGGCCGGTGCATATTATCAGGTGGGTTCACTgactcagaatcccagaatcatcccggttggaaaagcccttggaagctcctccagtccaaccatgaacctcaccctgaccgttcccaactccaccagatccctcagcgctggctcaacccgactcttcaacccctccagggatggggactccccccctgccctgggcagcccattccaacgcccaacaaccccttctgcaaagaaatccttcctaagagccagtctgaccctgccctggtgcagcttgaggccattccctcttggcctggcgctgggtccttggctcaagagactcctcccctctctgcaccctcctttcagggagttgcagagggccaggaggtctcccctcagcctcctcttctccacactaaacccccccaggtccctcagccgctccccatcagacctgtgctccagaccctgcaccagctccgttgcccttctctggacacgctcgagtcattcaatggcctttttggagtgaggggcccaaaactgaacccactcatcgaggggcggcctccccagtgccgagcccaggggtcacatcccttccctgtccctgctggccacgctggtgctggtacaaaGACTCGAGGGGAAGCTTGATGGTGCTGCTCTGAAAAGGCGTCTGGGACCAGCGGCTCCCAGTTAGTTACTGGAGCAGGCTGCGGCTTGGGGGAATCTGCCCCGTCTGAGCCAGCTGGGACAAGGCGCAGAGATCCACAGCGCTTGGCACGACAAGATTCCTCTGGCACAAGAGCCGTCGATGCTCTTTGCTGGATAAATGTTTAATAGCTGTGCTCACTTTAAAACGCCCCTGTGCAGCTGCCCCTGTTGTTGTCAGGGTGCGGAATCGGGGCTCGCCAGAGCTGGTGTCTGAAGCCAGGTTGTTTCTAGTAATTCAGCAAAGTATTTGTTGTTGAGTACCTCTGAAATAATGCCCTGTACTCCTCAGTAGTGCCAACCTAATGAGGTGTGATTAATGACTGTTTTGGTCAGCCCTGGAGGAGGAGGTACACACGTAACGCGTGGTGCTCCCCAGAGGCTGAGTGAAATCCCCctaggagaaaagcagcagctcgCAGGCCGAGGGACGCTGCGTCTTGGGGCTTCTGTGGAGGGGTTGCTCCAGGATTGATCTTGCTTCGCTCTCGTGACAAACTGGTTTTCCTTTTGCTGACAGGATTACTACAGCAGCGGCTACTACCAGGAGATGGAACCAGCCCAGGCAGCGCCGCAGGAGATGAGCACCGACTCCTCCTTCATAGACGACGAAGCGGTTGGCACTTCGCTGCTTTTCCCGCTGCGGAATTTGCGTTTAAGCTCTGTTAGAACATAGGACCCGCTTGGCAGCCGCAGTCCTGCCCCGCCAGCAGGACCTGGGCTCCGTGCTGAGCTGAACCGGGTTGTTCCGTGGGGTCTAGCGCTGTGGTGTGGGCACGTgtggtggctttctgggctactgCTCCTTTGTTGGGCTACTGGGTTTGCTCGCTTTATAAGTAGGTGATGTTTGTTATTCCCGCTGAGCACAGGCTCGTCTCGTGAGGGACATCTAGGGCAGACGAGGCGCACAGAGCGAAGATGTTGCTTGCTGAGGTGCAGACGAGCTGCTCTTCCAATACCTTCCCATCCTCTAGCGCAGTGGTGAATTCCCCGCTTACGTCAAAAGCtcaaaaacctgttttaaaaaaactctttCCCATTATTGATCTAATCTAGAAACTGCCAGCCTTGCTAGCAGAGCCGGTCGGCGCTGCAGAGGGCAGCGGCCCAATCTGGTGCTCCCTTCCTTCGCGGGACCTCTTTATTTTAGAGGTGGATTTGTGTTACGGGAGGAGGCTGTGTCAGCAGCAAAACTTCACGTGTCTCCCTGGCACTTAAAATGAGAGACTGGAGAGCCTGAGGGTCTTCTGAGCAAGACTGAAAGCAAGAGTAAATGCTGTTTAAATGCATAGGAAAATGAGATTATAACCTTCAGGCTAAGTAGTTTAAGATACGATCTATAGCAAAGCAGAACTCTCCTAAAGACACAAAGTCCTGGTTGGAGAAACGTTCATTGCTGTGGCCTGTCCCACGCTCGGGGAGCTGAGGCTCAGACCCCGCCTTTTTAAGGTCAGTGCCGGTGTGCGACGTGTGTGTGGAACTCCGGTTGTTTCTGTTCCTCTTTCAGTTCAAGCGTCTGCAAGGCAAGCGGAATCGAGGGAGGGAAGAGATCAACTTTGTGGATATCAAAGGTGACGATCAGCTGAGTGGAGCCCAGCAGTGGCTGACCAAATCCCTGACAGAGGAGAAGACCATGAAATCCTTCAGCAAGGTACGGGCAGGCGACAGGGGGGTGCTGGCTGGGCTTTTGGAGACGCTGTTCCGTTCCCATTTCAGCCACAGCTGGAGCTGTGTTCGGTGCTGTGCAGGCACCAGGGTGGGAGGACAAGGGACCCTTGTGGTGTGTGTTGTATAATTAATTACACGAGAGACCCGTAGAGCTTCTTAAACCACAGTCCCAGCGGGCAGGTGGTAAAGACCAGCCAGGAACTGCTTCAGCCTGAGGAATCTGCCCAGAGCAGTTTCACATGAAACAaacagggatgtggtggagttgggaacggtcagtgtgaggttcatggttggactggaggagcttcaagggcttttccaacccggatGATTCGGTGAAATGCTTCTTGAAACGGCTTTGTGCAAGCTCTTGTCGTTTTGCTGTCTGGGTCAGTATCTTTCCAGGCTTAACAGTTCCACCTGGTTTTGCTTTGTAGAAAAAAGGAGATCAGCCCACaggacagcagaggaggaaaCACCAGATCACGTACCTGATCCATCAGGTGAGTGGCCTCCCTCAGGTGTGGGAGGGCTCGTGGCCCTGAGGTTCTAGCTTGCTTTTTGCTTGGCTTCGCCCTTCCCCTCCCGCCCAGCTCCGGTGCTGCCGTGGTTCTGTGTGTTACGAGACTTTCTGCTTCCTGTCCTAACTCCTCACCGCTGCCGTGTGGTTAGCGAGCGGCCGCTGAGACCGTTCCGCCAGAGAAGCTGCCTTTCAGGGTGAATGAAATGTCTCTGCGTCCCGATTAATTCGGGCCTCTGTCAAGATAATTGTGCTAACTCCTGTAACGAGGCTTCTCGCTGAAGTGCTCCGTAATCCTCGTCCGCAGGGGCAGAGGAGGGTGAGATGCTGCTGAGTCAGTGAGCAGCAGCGCTGATGTTAATCCTCTCAATTTCTGCAGGCGAAGGAAAGAGAACTGGAACTGAAAAACACATGGTCTGAAAACAAGCTCAGCCGACGGCAGACTCAAGCCAAATATGGATTCTAACACCTCTGTCCCACTTTTTGGCCGTTGTCCCAGGTGACCTACTGTGTCAGACTTCTCTTGGCCTTCTGGAGATCACCCAGGCCCCGCGTTGAACGTGGTCTGCTCGGCGGGTGAGAGAACGCTGCGCTCCCCTGCCTGTCAGGAGAGAGGTTTCATGCAAGCCGGTCCTGAAACTCCACCTGTAATCTTCCCCCTCCCTCATAAACGATAATGTGGAAGGTTCAAATCAAGCCTGTTTTCGTACGAGCGCTGACGGTCCCGTGGCAGCCGCAGGGAACGTGCCCGGTGCAAGGCTCAGAGCTTCTGTCCTGTAGGTacaggggctgctgctcctccgaCGTAGCCTCGCCACTGGAACCTTAGGCTGAGTCTCAATAAACTTCCAGTTCCCACTTTGCTCCTTTCTTGGACTCGCGGTGCGTTGagagtgtaatttttcttttgaaaagacaGTGAGTTTCAAGAGCaagcctggcttttttttttttttttttttttttttgcggtcCTTTTATTTGAGACGCCCTCATGGCTGCTTACTCATGTCCGAGTAAATCCAGTGCTCCTCTCATGCAGATGATTtgatatctctttttttttttttgtaagtgtgGCTAAGTTAGTGTTTTTATTCTCAGCTCCACCCGCCTGTATGTCTCGAACCACGCTGAGGGGAAACTCCTTTACAGGTCAGAGCTTGCAATAGAGGCGCAAACGCCCCGAGTGTGGAACGCACAAAAAGCAGCGAGGATCTCTGCCGCTGCCGAGGGCTTTTGGATAAACATGATCGATGTGTGTATGTAcgtttctcttccttttttccccctccctctcccctcctcctcccccgcgaGCCAAGACCCCCAGTGCTGTACCAGGCTGCTCTCCAGACTCGGGGAGCCGAGTGTTCCCAGCGTGGCATGGTGCGGTGCCGCTGGCAGAGCTCGGCGAGTGAAGCAGCAGTATTTCCTCTGAGCAGACACAGATGAAAGCTGCCAAGtgtacatttattattttttttttccagcttgtttcTATCAATTCCGTTCCAATTAAGTGTTAACTTTACCCTCCTGGCTGGGAAGAGGAGACCGTGTCTGGCcttaactttttaaaaggaaatctttcttttatttaaggTATTAGGTCTAGGTGATACGACTGCAAATCATGTGCAGCCTTGCTGGCCAGATCCACGTATCATTAGCCAAATCTCTGTGGCCTCACTTAGTTTGTTGTTCACCAAAGCGTGTGATGCCGAAGGGAACAGAGAGCTGGTCTGATTATTTAACTTACATTCCCACCACTAAGGGTTATATTTGTTGTAACTGCAGCTAAATCAGCTAATATTTGTTATTCTGTTTAGGAAAAACTCCCAAGAGGTTGTTTTTCTCCCATGTTACCtgttaaaaagaagcaaacaacCCCCCACGAATGAAGTCTtttcttagaatattttaaaataatctgatttcTAGTTTAGTTCCCTGGATGTTTTAGTACTTTGCAGAGCCCATTTTGAGTATTTGAATGACCAGAATAAAGTTACTGTTGAGTAATTTATTCATATCTTATATGTACAGCGAAATCCTCTGAAAAAGAGATTTGATAAAGgaataaacttttaaatgaaCCGAACCACACCTGTTTCCAGCGCGAGGCGCTCGACTCCTTGCTCGAGgcattgcttttccttctcccctctccgGTAAGGCCGAAGCCCCTCCGCTCCAGCCCGTCTTTCGGGGGCGGCTGCTTTGTTTTATTCACAGACCGGACGTTTTTGCGCAGCCGGTGACGAAACGCTCGTCCGAGGAGGCTCATCGGGGTGCGAAGCCCGGCGGTGGGTTGTGCTCCCCGCCGGGGGGTTCATCCCCTTTCAAACACCGAGCTGTGCCCTCGGCCGGGGTGCTGCGGGGCAGGAGGCTCCGTCCTGGGGCAGCCTGTGTGTCCCCAAACTCCTCTTCAGCGGCTTTGGCGGGATCGTGGAGTCCTGGAGCGAGGCGAGAGGCTGACACTCTAAAGGTTCCCCTTTATCTTTTTCCATTTCGGGGTGTAATGGCTCATTTTTAGCACTAGAGGGGAGGTAACGAGGACGGGAATGGCGGCTGACTCACGCTCTGCTTTTGGCCATTTAAGAGCAACAAAATGTAGGCTCCGGAAAAGcgaacgtgatttttttttttttttttggtcttcagaG
Proteins encoded:
- the PRCC gene encoding proline-rich protein PRCC, which gives rise to MSLVAYASSEEESDAEEAAGEEEEAAAPSPAAAQQPPARGLFATLPPPKAPVMPPLPLPPQPLGSGFPLLPPPHGGPPPPFLMGPPPGMRGFSTPPPGMSPAQASAVSLPEPASSGNGSGEQPRLGGLLLPPPRNAATTTAASTLNLPPPVSASAALPGAGVDLSLPKPKKRTEPVRITAPELHKGDSDSEEDEPAKKKNTLQGRGEGSGLSALLPQPKNLTVKETNRLLLPYAFSRKAGDNASDSKPAKAPTSSSKTKPLSKPAVPTTPSPSAIKAAAKSAALQVTKQITQEEDDSDEELEPENYFSLSDRSEPSVAGAEPYMYSGTVVSEDPPPGTEPEPQFQDAAANAPLEFKTGAGSSGAQHSWAPKPGEDYGSQYSQFPAYGEAGAYYQDYYSSGYYQEMEPAQAAPQEMSTDSSFIDDEAFKRLQGKRNRGREEINFVDIKGDDQLSGAQQWLTKSLTEEKTMKSFSKKKGDQPTGQQRRKHQITYLIHQAKERELELKNTWSENKLSRRQTQAKYGF